From Coccinella septempunctata chromosome 4, icCocSept1.1, whole genome shotgun sequence, a single genomic window includes:
- the LOC123312277 gene encoding retinol dehydrogenase 13-like: MGILSSKLMCNARLDGKTAVVTGCNAGIGKETVRDFYRRGAKVIMACRNVEAANEAAEDIKTASKSVPCNGLLRVVHLDLSNLKSVKECVENLLKNEERIDVLVNNAGVMMCPPTRTPDGFEMQFGTNHLGHFLFTLLLLPRIIRSRPSRIVIVSSCLHSGGSIVFGDLNWVSRPYDGLAAYKQSKLANILFAKELARRLGEKNVNNVNTYSLHPGVVATDLSRHLDTYQAGLRNVYDFLARFFAKNVEQGARTTVYCAVHENCASETGLYYGDCRVKKPSRGAEDLDVARKLWEVSWEIVGLGRDYDPFEVVQ; encoded by the coding sequence ATGGGCATTTTGAGCAGCAAGTTGATGTGCAACGCGAGGTTGGATGGTAAAACGGCTGTCGTAACAGGGTGTAACGCAGGAATCGGTAAAGAAACGGTCAGAGATTTCTATCGGAGAGGTGCAAAAGTCATCATGGCCTGCAGAAACGTCGAGGCAGCTAACGAAGCAGCTGAAGACATCAAAACAGCTTCAAAAAGTGTTCCTTGTAACGGTCTATTGCGAGTCGTTCATCTGGACCTATCCAACCTGAAGTCTGTGAAGGAATGCGTCGAGAATTTGCTGAAAAACGAGGAAAGAATCGACGTGTTGGTGAACAACGCCGGTGTCATGATGTGTCCCCCAACCAGAACACCTGACGGGTTCGAGATGCAGTTCGGAACGAACCATCTGGGCCATTTCCTGTTCACCCTGCTCCTCCTACCCAGAATCATCCGAAGCAGACCTTCGAGAATCGTGATCGTGTCTTCTTGTCTCCATTCTGGTGGTTCCATCGTCTTCGGAGATCTCAATTGGGTCTCCCGGCCATACGACGGCCTGGCGGCCTACAAGCAGAGCAAGCTGGCCAACATTCTGTTCGCCAAGGAACTGGCCAGGCGACTCGGCGAGAAAAACGTGAATAACGTGAATACCTACAGTCTTCATCCCGGTGTTGTGGCCACTGATCTCAGCCGCCATTTGGACACATACCAGGCGGGTTTGAGGAATGTCTACGATTTTCTCGCCAGGTTTTTTGCGAAGAACGTGGAACAAGGTGCAAGGACAACTGTTTACTGTGCGGTACATGAAAATTGCGCCAGTGAGACAGGTCTGTATTACGGAGATTGCAGGGTGAAGAAACCCTCTCGTGGTGCCGAGGATTTGGATGTTGCGAGGAAGCTGTGGGAGGTTAGCTGGGAAATTGTGGGGCTTGGGAGGGATTATGATCCCTTCGAAGTTGTTCAGTGA